One window of the Acidobacteriota bacterium genome contains the following:
- a CDS encoding cytochrome c maturation protein CcmE, translating into MRARTRRLYTFLLTAAFLVASMSLTFYACRANVNLFYTPQILAENGLPKAGRVVKVGGWVEPGTLTYEDGGATMQFTVIDNSPNTITVRFTGVAPDLFREGQGVVATGAFNPDGSFTARQLLAKHDENYQPRELKPLEAGG; encoded by the coding sequence ATGCGCGCCCGGACCCGCCGACTCTACACCTTTCTCCTGACCGCTGCCTTTCTAGTGGCGTCGATGTCTTTGACCTTTTATGCGTGTCGCGCGAACGTAAACCTTTTCTACACGCCGCAGATCTTGGCTGAGAACGGCCTTCCCAAGGCTGGCCGGGTGGTCAAGGTGGGCGGTTGGGTCGAGCCCGGCACCCTGACCTATGAGGATGGCGGCGCGACGATGCAATTCACGGTCATCGACAACAGCCCGAACACGATCACCGTTCGCTTTACCGGTGTTGCGCCTGACCTTTTCCGTGAAGGGCAAGGGGTGGTGGCCACCGGCGCATTCAATCCCGACGGCAGCTTCACCGCACGTCAGTTGCTGGCGAAGCATGACGAGAATTACCAGCCGCGCGAATTGAAACCGCTCGAGGCGGGCGGATGA
- a CDS encoding ATP-binding protein, translating to MSEAAEPARKSLIDRWSSVSLARRITIAAAIWGVFVLIGGALALSAVYRAQTLSLVEQDLQETLITLSRELIREDAFLADGRITNTDRDFFPSDARFQTQYSGQYWAVVGLNPDMSIAGDFRSKSLWDEDVPVTPELVARAAAAPGVTQFGNYAGPADQRSRVAVQAIVIENRPTPLILLAAADRTPSDNAARQFRNLLFGTMIALFGGVFAAMVLGIRYSLNPLTRLQSDIAKVREGEAQKLVGDYPAEVRPLTEELNMLIEHNREVVERARTHVGNLAHALKTPLAVLKNEAAGQTQLDDVVRRQAEAMQTNVEHYLKRARMAARAETIGARTDVRPVIDGLARLLNRLFDAKGIDVTVEGGASAVFRGEKQDFEEMIGNLMENACKWAATEVKVTISDRPQELSIAVEDDGKGLSKSERAAALKRGVRLDETTPGTGLGLSIVKELAELHKGQLELGEAASGGLRATLRFPRP from the coding sequence ATGAGCGAGGCCGCTGAACCTGCCCGAAAGAGCCTGATCGACCGTTGGTCGAGCGTATCGCTCGCGCGGCGGATCACCATCGCAGCGGCGATATGGGGCGTTTTCGTGCTTATCGGCGGCGCGCTCGCCCTGTCGGCTGTCTACCGCGCGCAGACGCTTTCGCTGGTCGAGCAGGACCTGCAGGAAACGCTCATCACCCTTTCGCGCGAGCTGATCCGCGAAGATGCTTTCCTCGCCGACGGCCGGATCACCAATACTGACCGGGACTTCTTCCCGAGCGATGCGCGCTTCCAGACGCAGTATTCGGGACAATACTGGGCGGTGGTGGGGCTCAATCCCGACATGTCGATCGCCGGCGACTTCCGCTCGAAGAGCCTTTGGGATGAAGACGTGCCGGTTACGCCGGAGCTTGTTGCGCGCGCGGCGGCCGCGCCGGGCGTCACACAGTTCGGCAACTATGCCGGGCCGGCCGACCAGCGCTCGCGCGTGGCGGTGCAGGCGATCGTGATCGAGAACCGGCCGACGCCGTTGATCCTGCTCGCAGCTGCAGACCGAACACCCAGCGACAACGCCGCGCGGCAGTTCCGCAACCTGCTGTTCGGCACGATGATCGCCCTTTTCGGCGGCGTATTTGCGGCCATGGTGCTCGGTATCCGGTATTCCCTCAATCCGCTGACGCGCCTCCAGTCGGATATCGCGAAGGTGCGCGAGGGAGAGGCGCAAAAGCTCGTCGGCGACTATCCAGCAGAGGTTCGTCCGTTGACGGAAGAGCTCAACATGTTGATTGAGCACAACCGCGAAGTGGTCGAGCGTGCCCGCACACATGTCGGCAATCTCGCGCACGCGCTGAAAACGCCGCTCGCGGTGCTCAAGAACGAAGCGGCCGGTCAGACACAGCTGGACGATGTCGTGCGCCGCCAGGCGGAAGCCATGCAGACCAATGTCGAACACTATCTGAAGCGCGCACGCATGGCCGCGCGGGCGGAAACGATCGGTGCGCGCACGGACGTCCGGCCGGTGATCGACGGGCTTGCCCGGCTGCTCAACCGGTTGTTTGATGCCAAGGGGATCGATGTCACCGTGGAGGGCGGCGCGTCTGCGGTGTTCCGGGGCGAGAAGCAGGACTTCGAGGAGATGATCGGAAACCTGATGGAGAACGCCTGCAAATGGGCGGCAACCGAAGTCAAGGTGACGATCAGCGACCGGCCACAGGAACTGTCCATTGCGGTGGAGGATGATGGCAAGGGCTTGTCCAAGAGCGAACGCGCCGCTGCCTTGAAGCGCGGCGTGCGCCTCGACGAGACGACGCCCGGTACCGGGCTGGGTCTGTCGATTGTCAAGGAACTCGCCGAATTGCATAAGGGCCAGCTTGAACTCGGCGAGGCCGCATCGGGCGGCCTGCGCGCAACATTGCGGTTCCCGCGCCCATGA
- a CDS encoding response regulator transcription factor, translating to MRILVVEDDADLRRQLADALSQAGYAVDLAADGEDGQFLGETEPYDAVILDLGLPKIDGVSVLKSWRKEGKAFPVLILTARDQWSEKVAGFDAGADDYLTKPFITEELLARLRALLRRATGHSAATLECGKLMVDTRAARATVNGEPIKLTAHEYRVLSYLMHHQGRVVPRTELVEHIYDQDFDRDSNTIEVFIGRLRRKIGQDRIQTESGLGYRLIVPQDEARVAG from the coding sequence ATGAGAATCCTTGTTGTCGAAGACGATGCAGACCTGCGCCGCCAGCTGGCGGATGCGCTGTCACAGGCCGGCTATGCCGTCGACCTCGCCGCAGACGGCGAAGACGGCCAGTTCCTCGGCGAGACCGAACCCTATGACGCCGTGATCCTCGACCTCGGCCTGCCAAAGATTGACGGCGTGAGCGTGCTCAAGAGCTGGCGCAAGGAGGGCAAAGCTTTCCCGGTGCTGATCCTGACTGCCCGCGACCAGTGGAGCGAGAAGGTGGCGGGCTTTGATGCCGGGGCCGACGATTACCTCACCAAGCCCTTCATCACCGAGGAGCTGCTGGCCCGCCTGCGCGCCCTGCTGCGCCGGGCGACCGGCCACTCTGCGGCGACGCTGGAGTGCGGCAAGCTGATGGTCGATACCCGGGCCGCGCGGGCGACCGTGAACGGCGAGCCGATCAAGCTGACGGCGCACGAGTACCGCGTGCTTTCCTACCTGATGCACCATCAGGGCCGAGTCGTGCCGCGTACCGAGTTGGTCGAGCATATCTACGATCAGGACTTCGACCGCGACTCCAACACGATCGAAGTCTTCATCGGCCGTCTGCGCCGCAAGATCGGCCAGGACCGCATCCAGACCGAGAGCGGATTGGGATACCGCCTGATCGTGCCGCAGGACGAAGCGCGCGTTGCGGGCTGA
- a CDS encoding PepSY domain-containing protein → MKRTLVLLAAISLMLTPAAFADGKGKGRDRDQRAEQAEWTGGPVAQVQDPGWGNQFSPGQARDAVKEGRTVPLSRIFQNLKREYGGYQLGADLYSQEAGGAVYEIDWLTEDGRKVHVTVDAQTGAVIDRRGG, encoded by the coding sequence ATGAAACGTACCCTTGTCCTCCTTGCAGCCATCAGCCTGATGCTCACGCCCGCCGCGTTCGCGGACGGCAAGGGTAAAGGCAGGGACCGCGACCAGCGAGCCGAACAGGCCGAGTGGACCGGCGGACCGGTCGCGCAGGTGCAGGATCCGGGCTGGGGCAACCAGTTCTCGCCGGGCCAGGCCCGCGACGCGGTCAAGGAAGGCCGCACGGTTCCGCTGAGCCGGATTTTCCAGAACCTGAAGCGCGAATATGGTGGTTACCAGCTTGGCGCAGACCTTTACTCGCAGGAAGCAGGCGGTGCAGTCTATGAAATTGACTGGCTGACGGAAGACGGTCGCAAGGTGCACGTGACCGTGGATGCACAGACCGGCGCGGTCATCGACCGTCGCGGCGGCTGA
- a CDS encoding DUF1761 domain-containing protein — MPPTDIVYTAGDNWLAVLAAAAAIYAVGFLIYGALFSGLWLRLSGYSREQLKPHMWKMAISPVMPILTAIGLALVFKAARVDSLMDGVLWAFQIWFFIVMATRLYSFVYSPEKKGLLMMDAIHLLLGYLVAGAILGGWR, encoded by the coding sequence ATGCCGCCAACGGATATTGTGTACACGGCAGGTGACAACTGGCTGGCGGTGCTTGCGGCGGCAGCTGCCATTTACGCCGTCGGCTTCCTGATCTACGGAGCGCTGTTCTCAGGCCTGTGGCTGCGGCTGTCCGGATATTCCAGGGAGCAGCTGAAGCCGCACATGTGGAAGATGGCCATCTCGCCGGTCATGCCGATTCTCACGGCGATCGGGCTGGCACTGGTATTCAAGGCGGCACGGGTCGACAGCCTGATGGACGGGGTGCTCTGGGCCTTCCAGATCTGGTTCTTCATCGTGATGGCGACGCGGCTCTACTCGTTCGTCTACAGCCCTGAAAAGAAAGGGCTATTGATGATGGACGCGATCCACCTCCTGCTTGGCTACCTGGTGGCCGGCGCGATCCTCGGGGGCTGGCGCTAA
- a CDS encoding J domain-containing protein, which produces MALDPYSVLGVPKSASEADIKKAYRTKVKALHPDQHPNDEKKADEFKRVSAAYDILGDPEKKAKFDRGEIDGEGNPRGFAGGYPGGGGGRWESGGSPFGAQGDPFEDILSGMFGGGARRRNPGPQKGRDVRYRVEIAFEDAVTGARRRMSMADGSALDVNIPAGITSGQVLRLKSQGQPSPSGGAPGDALLEVDVLASPVWTRDGKDLRMALSVDLRTAVLGGTVEARTPSGPVSLKVPAGTNTGAQLRLKGKGVQLTPPGDLYVRVEIVLSDPKDDGLRKWAEGR; this is translated from the coding sequence GTGGCGCTCGATCCTTATTCAGTTCTGGGCGTGCCCAAGTCAGCCAGCGAAGCTGACATCAAGAAGGCTTACCGGACCAAGGTAAAAGCCTTGCACCCTGACCAGCACCCGAATGACGAAAAGAAGGCGGACGAATTCAAGCGCGTCTCGGCCGCCTATGACATCCTGGGCGATCCCGAGAAGAAGGCAAAGTTCGACCGCGGCGAGATAGACGGCGAGGGCAATCCGCGCGGCTTTGCAGGTGGCTACCCGGGCGGCGGGGGTGGCCGCTGGGAAAGCGGCGGCAGCCCGTTCGGCGCGCAGGGCGATCCATTCGAGGACATCCTGTCCGGCATGTTCGGCGGCGGCGCCCGCCGGCGCAATCCCGGACCGCAAAAGGGGCGCGACGTGCGATACCGCGTCGAGATTGCGTTCGAGGATGCCGTCACCGGCGCGCGGCGGCGCATGTCGATGGCCGATGGCAGCGCGCTGGACGTGAACATTCCCGCCGGGATTACCAGCGGCCAGGTCCTGCGCCTGAAGAGCCAGGGTCAGCCGTCGCCCTCGGGCGGCGCCCCGGGTGACGCCCTGCTGGAAGTCGACGTGCTGGCGAGCCCGGTGTGGACGCGCGACGGCAAAGACCTCCGCATGGCGCTCAGTGTCGACCTTCGCACGGCGGTGCTCGGCGGCACGGTCGAGGCGCGCACGCCGTCCGGGCCGGTTTCGTTGAAGGTCCCTGCCGGCACCAATACCGGCGCCCAGCTGCGGCTGAAGGGCAAGGGTGTGCAACTCACGCCGCCCGGCGATCTCTACGTGCGTGTGGAGATCGTGCTGAGCGATCCGAAGGATGACGGCCTTCGCAAATGGGCTGAGGGGCGCTGA
- a CDS encoding glycoside hydrolase/phage tail family protein, which translates to MAQIILSQAGAAIGQRLLPQGVALLGRTITGAAIGRAVGSLAGQAIDGYFAAPVEGPRVKALHVMGAAEGEGIASVYGRMRVGGQLIWASRFTEHRTTRRTGGKGGQRVETARYTVSLAVALGEGPVQRVSRAWANGEPFDLSGVQYRFYPGTEMQEADPLIEMIEGDAPAYRGVAYLVFEDLPLDTFGDRIPQLSFEVLRSPGEGETANLAQCVTGVNIIPATGEFVYATEIVRELAAPGEERPLNVHTGEARADFLVSLDQLREDLPRAEHVALTAGWFASGLEAGTCEIRPGVETPARVTRPHDWSVAGESRAAAYVVSQDEQGRVNYGGTPSDHSVRDAIAELRTRGYQVTLTPFLLVDAPGFPWRGRITVEANRTAGARTEIDAFMLGANGYRRFILHYAQLAADAGGVDAFLVGSEMRGLTRVRDEAGAFPFVEALCALADEVKAILPEADVSYAADWTEYGTYVPEDASGDVLFPLDAFWAHDAVGFVGIDWYPPMGDWRDGENHLDRVAGFQAADDADYLAAQLQGGEAYDWYYASDEHRAAQVRTPIIDTAHGEDWVFRAKDLAGWAGALHYPRPGGVRAAVPTAWEPGVKPLRFSEIGFAAVDKAGNAPNLFFDPKSTESGLPPFSTGARDDVMQARLLAAALGHFEAGGHVESAHVWAWDARPFPAWPLRADVWGDGANWARGHWLNGRSGLAPLAEVVAAICAAGGVEGADTRALDGLVEGYVLDGVSSVRAALEPLQAAFNFEVVERPGGLAFRMADDAVATGVASGLISDAPLRTRQLMDKSPARLRLTCIDPDKDHEPMVAEARRSNGDARLVADLVLPLALSQTRAEAVAAQLLARSARTVSAEIVGGPALAMLEPGDLLRLDDETVWRIEAAVDAGTTRTFTLAEALPLLARTRSVSPGAAPGPAPVFPEPDLVVIDAPAGTGIAGDGPLVAAFSDPWPGALNVLAGPELDDLRARAWIEVPAIIGRLRAPVGAGVEGRWDKAGVLEVTGPVEAWSSLPAASVLAGGNAALLETVEGWELVQFREAELTGPDCWRLTGLLRGQGGSVNAAADVGARLVRLDTAVVRADVSALERGAELIWTTPGAGSSQTAVFEDRAQLPWRPCHLRVKAGMATWIRRGSDVADSWTFPEALSDGRFALEFDFGSGFEGRVETPSAACAVPPGTLALRVAGLAPDGRTGPWLSIGPGSPYL; encoded by the coding sequence ATGGCCCAGATCATTCTTTCGCAGGCGGGCGCAGCGATCGGCCAGCGCCTGTTGCCTCAGGGCGTTGCATTGCTGGGTCGCACAATCACCGGCGCCGCCATCGGGCGGGCAGTGGGCTCGCTCGCCGGACAGGCGATCGATGGCTATTTCGCAGCGCCGGTCGAAGGGCCGCGCGTGAAAGCCCTGCACGTGATGGGCGCGGCGGAGGGAGAAGGGATTGCGTCCGTGTACGGCCGGATGCGCGTGGGCGGCCAGCTCATCTGGGCGTCGCGCTTCACCGAGCATCGCACGACACGAAGAACCGGCGGGAAGGGCGGCCAGCGGGTCGAGACCGCGCGCTATACGGTCAGCCTTGCGGTTGCGCTTGGCGAAGGACCGGTGCAACGGGTTTCGAGAGCGTGGGCCAATGGCGAGCCGTTCGATCTGTCGGGTGTGCAGTACCGGTTTTATCCGGGCACGGAGATGCAGGAAGCCGACCCCCTGATCGAGATGATCGAGGGCGACGCGCCGGCCTATCGCGGGGTCGCTTATCTCGTGTTCGAGGATTTGCCGCTCGACACGTTTGGAGACCGGATTCCGCAGCTGTCGTTCGAGGTCTTAAGATCGCCGGGCGAGGGCGAGACCGCCAACCTGGCGCAGTGTGTGACCGGCGTGAACATCATTCCGGCCACGGGCGAGTTCGTCTACGCGACGGAAATCGTGCGCGAGCTGGCCGCACCCGGCGAGGAGCGACCGCTCAATGTCCATACCGGGGAAGCGCGGGCGGACTTTCTCGTCTCGCTCGACCAGCTGCGTGAAGACCTGCCGCGTGCGGAGCATGTGGCATTGACGGCCGGCTGGTTCGCGTCGGGGCTGGAAGCGGGCACATGCGAGATCCGGCCGGGCGTGGAAACGCCGGCGCGTGTGACGCGGCCACACGACTGGTCCGTCGCCGGCGAAAGCCGAGCGGCGGCATATGTCGTGTCGCAGGATGAGCAAGGCCGTGTGAACTATGGCGGAACGCCGTCAGATCACAGCGTGCGCGATGCAATTGCGGAGCTGCGCACGCGTGGCTACCAGGTGACGCTGACGCCGTTCCTGCTTGTGGATGCGCCGGGTTTTCCGTGGCGGGGCCGGATCACGGTAGAGGCGAATAGGACCGCAGGCGCGCGGACAGAGATCGATGCCTTCATGCTAGGCGCCAACGGCTATCGCCGGTTCATCCTGCACTATGCACAGCTGGCCGCAGACGCGGGCGGCGTGGATGCTTTCCTTGTTGGCAGCGAAATGCGCGGCCTGACGCGCGTGAGGGACGAGGCGGGCGCCTTCCCGTTTGTAGAAGCTCTTTGTGCGTTGGCGGACGAGGTGAAGGCGATCCTTCCGGAAGCGGACGTTTCCTACGCGGCCGACTGGACTGAATACGGCACCTATGTGCCGGAAGACGCCAGCGGGGATGTGCTGTTCCCGCTGGACGCATTCTGGGCGCATGACGCTGTCGGATTTGTGGGGATCGACTGGTATCCACCGATGGGCGACTGGCGGGACGGTGAGAATCACCTCGACCGGGTGGCGGGATTCCAGGCGGCGGACGATGCGGACTATCTCGCCGCCCAGCTGCAGGGCGGAGAGGCGTATGACTGGTATTATGCCAGCGACGAACACCGCGCGGCGCAGGTGCGTACGCCGATCATCGACACGGCGCATGGCGAGGATTGGGTGTTTCGCGCCAAAGACCTCGCGGGATGGGCCGGCGCGCTTCACTATCCGCGGCCGGGCGGCGTGCGCGCGGCGGTGCCGACCGCGTGGGAGCCGGGCGTCAAGCCACTACGGTTCTCCGAGATCGGCTTCGCAGCGGTCGACAAGGCGGGAAATGCGCCGAACCTGTTCTTCGATCCGAAGAGCACGGAAAGCGGCTTGCCCCCTTTCTCCACCGGCGCGCGGGATGACGTCATGCAGGCGCGCCTCCTTGCGGCGGCGCTGGGGCATTTCGAGGCGGGGGGGCATGTCGAGTCGGCGCATGTGTGGGCATGGGACGCGCGGCCGTTTCCGGCCTGGCCGTTGCGCGCGGATGTCTGGGGCGACGGCGCAAACTGGGCGCGCGGGCACTGGCTGAACGGGCGGTCGGGGCTCGCGCCGCTCGCGGAAGTCGTCGCGGCGATCTGCGCAGCGGGCGGCGTGGAGGGCGCCGACACGCGTGCGCTCGACGGCCTGGTGGAGGGCTATGTGCTGGACGGTGTTTCGTCCGTGCGGGCGGCGCTGGAACCACTGCAGGCAGCGTTCAATTTTGAAGTCGTCGAACGGCCGGGCGGTCTGGCATTCCGCATGGCAGACGACGCTGTTGCGACTGGCGTGGCGAGCGGCCTGATCAGCGACGCGCCGCTGCGCACGCGCCAGTTGATGGACAAGTCGCCCGCACGCCTGCGGCTGACCTGCATTGATCCGGACAAGGATCATGAACCTATGGTGGCTGAGGCGCGCCGCAGCAATGGCGATGCGCGCCTCGTGGCCGACCTAGTCTTGCCGCTTGCGCTGTCGCAGACGCGCGCCGAGGCTGTCGCTGCGCAATTGCTGGCCCGCTCCGCGCGGACCGTTTCTGCAGAGATTGTTGGCGGTCCCGCGCTGGCGATGCTCGAGCCGGGGGACCTCCTGCGCCTCGATGATGAGACCGTCTGGAGGATCGAAGCAGCCGTGGATGCCGGAACGACGCGCACCTTCACGCTGGCCGAAGCGCTGCCGCTTCTGGCGCGGACACGGTCGGTGAGTCCAGGCGCAGCGCCTGGTCCGGCACCGGTCTTTCCCGAGCCGGATCTCGTCGTGATCGACGCGCCGGCGGGCACCGGGATCGCGGGCGATGGTCCGCTGGTGGCGGCGTTTTCCGATCCCTGGCCCGGCGCGTTGAATGTGCTGGCCGGGCCGGAATTGGATGACCTGCGCGCGCGCGCATGGATCGAGGTGCCGGCCATCATCGGGCGTCTACGCGCACCGGTCGGAGCGGGGGTGGAAGGTCGCTGGGACAAGGCCGGCGTGCTCGAGGTCACCGGACCGGTGGAGGCCTGGTCGAGCCTTCCGGCGGCGTCGGTGCTGGCGGGCGGCAATGCTGCCTTGCTGGAGACCGTGGAGGGCTGGGAGCTGGTTCAGTTCCGAGAGGCTGAGTTGACCGGGCCGGATTGCTGGCGGCTCACAGGGCTGCTCAGGGGACAGGGCGGCAGCGTCAATGCGGCGGCGGACGTCGGCGCGCGGCTGGTGCGGCTCGACACGGCGGTCGTGCGAGCGGACGTCTCGGCGCTGGAGCGAGGCGCAGAGCTGATATGGACCACGCCGGGGGCGGGGAGCAGCCAGACGGCCGTGTTCGAGGACCGGGCGCAGCTGCCATGGCGCCCGTGCCACCTGCGCGTAAAGGCGGGAATGGCGACATGGATTCGCCGGGGCAGCGATGTGGCCGACAGCTGGACCTTTCCGGAGGCGCTCAGTGACGGGCGGTTCGCGCTGGAGTTTGACTTCGGCAGCGGCTTTGAAGGACGTGTCGAAACGCCCTCTGCGGCCTGCGCCGTGCCGCCCGGTACACTGGCGCTGAGGGTTGCCGGACTCGCGCCGGATGGCCGCACAGGTCCATGGCTTTCAATCGGGCCCGGATCACCTTACCTGTAA
- a CDS encoding C40 family peptidase, which translates to MMRSEIVRAARAWIGTPYCHQASLKGAGCDCLGLVRGIWRELVGAEPERAPPYTPNWAEALGEETLLDAARRHLVEIAPGGASAGDVLVFRMGMGVPAKHCGVASGAGALVHAYWGRCVTETRLSPWWARRVVAAFAFPGLED; encoded by the coding sequence ATGATGCGGAGCGAGATTGTGCGTGCCGCCCGTGCCTGGATCGGCACGCCTTATTGCCATCAGGCAAGCCTGAAAGGCGCAGGCTGCGATTGTCTCGGGCTGGTGCGTGGCATCTGGCGCGAACTCGTCGGCGCGGAGCCGGAGCGGGCGCCGCCCTATACGCCGAATTGGGCGGAGGCGCTGGGCGAAGAGACGTTGCTGGACGCCGCCCGGCGGCATCTTGTGGAGATTGCGCCCGGCGGCGCTTCGGCGGGCGATGTGCTGGTGTTCCGTATGGGGATGGGGGTGCCGGCGAAACATTGCGGCGTGGCGAGCGGGGCAGGTGCGCTGGTCCACGCGTATTGGGGGCGGTGCGTGACCGAAACGCGGCTGTCGCCCTGGTGGGCGCGGCGCGTGGTGGCGGCCTTCGCATTTCCGGGATTGGAGGACTGA
- a CDS encoding DUF2163 domain-containing protein yields MKPVDTDFAIDLASGVTTTCLCWTLTRRDGTVLAVTEHDQPLTVAGRTHEPGGSLDGVRFAATVSLAPGQAEARGALVHDGITEGDLDAGLWDEAKIDVLRVDWMTPAHHVHVWSGQLTRLRRGTAGFEAELVSLKADLERPVGRVYARRCDASLGDARCGVDLTAFPGAVCDHRFETCRDMFANTGNFRGFPHLPGTEALVSGPPATGNTGGRR; encoded by the coding sequence ATGAAACCTGTCGATACAGATTTCGCTATTGATCTGGCGAGCGGCGTGACGACCACTTGCCTCTGCTGGACGCTGACCCGGCGGGATGGAACGGTTCTGGCCGTAACCGAGCATGACCAGCCACTGACGGTGGCAGGCCGCACGCATGAGCCTGGCGGTTCGCTGGACGGGGTGCGGTTTGCAGCGACCGTTTCGCTGGCGCCCGGTCAGGCGGAGGCGCGCGGCGCGCTGGTGCATGACGGGATCACGGAAGGCGATCTCGATGCGGGCTTGTGGGATGAGGCGAAGATTGACGTCTTGCGCGTGGACTGGATGACGCCGGCGCATCACGTGCATGTCTGGAGCGGGCAGCTGACGCGGCTGCGGCGGGGCACAGCCGGCTTCGAAGCGGAGCTCGTTTCGCTGAAGGCGGATCTGGAGCGGCCGGTGGGGCGCGTCTATGCGCGCCGGTGTGATGCGAGCCTTGGCGATGCGCGGTGCGGCGTCGATCTCACTGCCTTTCCGGGAGCGGTATGTGACCACAGGTTCGAGACCTGCCGGGATATGTTCGCGAACACGGGAAACTTCCGGGGATTCCCGCACCTTCCGGGTACGGAGGCGCTGGTTTCCGGACCACCTGCGACCGGCAACACCGGGGGGCGGCGATGA
- a CDS encoding DUF2460 domain-containing protein produces the protein MAQFHEVSLPMALALSASGGPERRVEVVPLAGGGEARNAVWAGSRRRWEIGSAATRLDALQAMTAFFEARGGRLHGFRFRDRLDDRSCAPGAEPAPLDQVIGDGDGETVSFALVKAYGDWRRRIWKPVAGSVRVAVDGVEVAASTDLTTGIVTLVDAPEAGAVVSAGYVFDCPVRFDTDRLDVNLEGFGAGRVIRVPLIELIG, from the coding sequence CTGGCGCAATTTCACGAAGTGAGCTTGCCGATGGCGCTGGCACTGTCGGCGAGCGGCGGACCGGAGCGGCGCGTCGAAGTTGTGCCGCTGGCAGGCGGCGGCGAGGCGCGCAATGCTGTCTGGGCGGGGTCTCGCCGGCGGTGGGAAATTGGCAGCGCGGCGACGCGGCTGGACGCGCTGCAGGCGATGACGGCGTTCTTCGAGGCGCGGGGCGGGCGGCTGCACGGGTTCCGGTTCCGGGACCGGCTGGATGATCGTTCCTGCGCGCCTGGCGCCGAGCCGGCCCCGCTTGACCAGGTGATCGGCGACGGCGATGGCGAAACGGTCTCGTTCGCGCTGGTGAAGGCTTATGGCGACTGGCGGCGGCGGATCTGGAAGCCGGTTGCGGGATCGGTGCGCGTGGCGGTGGATGGCGTTGAAGTGGCGGCCAGCACAGACCTCACGACCGGCATCGTGACGCTGGTCGATGCGCCGGAAGCGGGCGCCGTGGTGTCAGCCGGATACGTGTTCGATTGTCCCGTGCGCTTCGACACGGACCGGCTGGATGTGAACCTGGAAGGATTCGGCGCGGGCCGCGTGATCCGTGTACCTCTGATTGAGCTGATCGGGTGA
- a CDS encoding phage tail assembly chaperone, producing MLPWGEMLRAALAAGVAPGAFWRLSVREWRWLAGDSAGAARRDLEGLMRRYPDREEQDG from the coding sequence ATGTTGCCATGGGGCGAAATGTTGCGCGCGGCGCTGGCGGCTGGGGTGGCACCCGGCGCGTTCTGGCGCCTCAGCGTGCGCGAATGGCGCTGGCTGGCGGGCGATAGCGCCGGCGCGGCCCGGCGCGACCTTGAAGGTTTGATGAGGCGGTACCCGGACAGGGAGGAGCAGGACGGATGA
- a CDS encoding gene transfer agent family protein yields the protein MNGARGEVALRMDGADRRLCLTLGALAEIETALGCTRISELEIRLRALSAADLLLVLAALLRGGGETEAASRLANAEVSAGEAAQAVAQAFRLGLAG from the coding sequence ATGAACGGCGCGCGGGGCGAAGTGGCGTTGCGGATGGACGGCGCCGATCGGCGGCTGTGCCTGACGCTCGGGGCGTTGGCCGAGATCGAGACTGCGCTCGGCTGTACACGGATCAGTGAGCTGGAGATCCGGCTGCGGGCGCTGAGCGCGGCGGACCTGTTGCTTGTGCTGGCAGCCTTGCTGCGCGGCGGTGGGGAGACGGAGGCGGCATCGAGGCTGGCGAACGCTGAGGTGAGCGCGGGGGAGGCTGCGCAGGCCGTGGCGCAGGCGTTCCGGCTGGGGCTGGCGGGCTGA
- a CDS encoding phage major tail protein, TP901-1 family: MGAQRGRDILLKISDGDGGFVTVAGIRASRIELRAGQVDATGADSPDAGRELLGGAGTKAARVSGRGVFRDAASDARMRSAFFGGEAPVWQMILPDFGVLEGSFVIAELSWSGAHDGEAEFAVTLESAGALSFEALS; the protein is encoded by the coding sequence ATGGGCGCTCAACGCGGGCGGGACATCCTGCTCAAGATTTCAGACGGCGACGGCGGCTTCGTGACCGTGGCGGGCATACGCGCCAGCCGGATCGAGCTGCGTGCCGGGCAGGTGGATGCGACTGGCGCCGACAGCCCGGATGCCGGGCGCGAGTTGCTGGGCGGGGCGGGCACCAAGGCGGCCAGGGTGAGCGGGCGCGGCGTGTTCAGGGACGCGGCTTCGGATGCGCGCATGCGCAGCGCGTTCTTCGGCGGCGAAGCGCCGGTGTGGCAGATGATCCTGCCGGACTTCGGTGTGCTGGAGGGCAGTTTCGTCATCGCCGAGCTGAGCTGGAGCGGGGCGCACGACGGCGAAGCGGAGTTTGCCGTGACGCTGGAGAGCGCGGGTGCGCTCAGCTTCGAGGCGCTGTCATGA